One segment of Zhihengliuella halotolerans DNA contains the following:
- a CDS encoding winged helix-turn-helix transcriptional regulator has product MFVLTIDQRHSRSSPDLVGDLIARIDAAYATHRSFERTAGDEVQGVLLSAESAVHLALQVVKTGEWSVGIGVGAAEEPLPAQTRAGRGLAFERARDAVERAKTSSGRLAVTGAGSGAERLEAELQMIASVNLRRTDTSEEAGQLLLSGLTQRQVAERLGISQQAVSSRLSSGLWYETQRLTEVAVVALERLDAATISADGRAENEGVNA; this is encoded by the coding sequence ATGTTCGTGTTGACGATAGATCAGCGCCATTCGCGCTCGAGCCCCGACCTGGTGGGCGACCTCATCGCGAGGATCGATGCGGCCTACGCCACGCACCGTTCCTTCGAGCGTACTGCCGGCGACGAGGTCCAGGGCGTATTGCTGAGCGCCGAGTCCGCCGTGCACCTGGCGCTCCAGGTCGTGAAAACCGGGGAGTGGAGTGTGGGTATCGGTGTCGGTGCCGCCGAGGAGCCGCTGCCGGCGCAGACCCGCGCCGGGCGCGGCCTGGCGTTCGAGCGGGCGCGCGACGCCGTCGAGCGGGCGAAGACCTCGAGCGGCCGACTGGCCGTGACAGGTGCGGGCAGCGGCGCCGAGCGACTCGAGGCGGAGCTGCAGATGATCGCTTCGGTCAATCTCCGCCGGACTGACACCTCCGAGGAGGCGGGGCAGCTGCTCCTGTCCGGGCTGACGCAGCGCCAGGTCGCCGAGCGGCTGGGTATCAGCCAGCAGGCGGTCTCGAGTCGGCTGTCGTCCGGCCTCTGGTACGAGACGCAGCGCCTGACCGAGGTCGCGGTCGTCGCCCTCGAGCGGCTGGATGCGGCGACTATTAGCGCGGATGGTCGCGCCGAAAACGAAGGAGTGAACGCATGA
- a CDS encoding cytochrome b encodes MSTNTVYQPKTKTGRIADFVDQRTGASGMVKEFGRKIFPDHWSFMFGEVALYTFVILLISGTFLTLFFDPSMAHTTYNGSYNPLKGIGMSVAYHTSLDISFDIRGGLFMRQVHHWSALLFVASVSVHMLRVFFTGAFRKPRELNWVVGSTLLVLAMGAGFTGYSLPDDLLSGNGLRIIDGIIKAIPVVGTYVSAFLFGGEFPGTAIIARLYMLHIMLVPALILLMVAVHLFMVVVHKHTQWAGPGRTEDNVVGFPVGPVYAAKAGGFFFIVFGVVAAISAFFTINPIWNYGPYDPSPVSAGTQPDWYIGWADGALRLMPGQLWDFSFDWIIPFPWGDNLLAMGVLVPAVVLVALLGGMFVWPWIERWVTKDDREHHLLDRPRNAPFRTAVGVAGVIFYCVLWAAASSDLIATHFGVALNDVTYWLRALFFLGPIFGFIIARRIALALQRKDRDIVLHGREAGIIEMSPEGAFTERHEQVDDYKLYKLMTFESHEVLPAQADRAGHVTRSEKLRGSISKFFFEDRVAPVTKAELEEARSHHGHHAVEGKDDKELEQ; translated from the coding sequence ATGAGCACTAACACCGTGTACCAGCCCAAGACCAAGACAGGCCGCATCGCGGACTTCGTGGATCAGCGAACGGGCGCCTCGGGGATGGTCAAAGAATTCGGCCGCAAGATCTTCCCGGACCACTGGTCATTCATGTTCGGCGAGGTAGCGCTCTACACGTTCGTCATCCTGCTGATCTCGGGCACGTTCCTGACGCTGTTCTTCGATCCCTCGATGGCGCACACCACCTACAACGGGTCGTACAACCCGCTTAAGGGCATCGGCATGTCCGTCGCCTACCACACCTCGTTGGACATCAGCTTCGACATCCGTGGTGGCCTGTTCATGCGCCAGGTCCACCACTGGTCGGCACTGCTCTTCGTGGCGTCCGTCTCCGTGCACATGCTGCGTGTCTTCTTCACCGGCGCGTTCCGCAAGCCGCGCGAACTCAACTGGGTCGTTGGCAGCACCCTCCTCGTGCTCGCCATGGGCGCTGGCTTCACCGGCTACTCCCTGCCGGACGACCTGCTCTCCGGCAACGGCCTGCGCATCATCGACGGCATCATCAAGGCGATTCCGGTCGTCGGCACGTACGTCTCGGCGTTCCTCTTCGGAGGCGAGTTCCCGGGTACGGCGATCATCGCCCGCCTCTACATGCTGCACATCATGCTGGTTCCGGCACTCATCTTGCTGATGGTCGCCGTCCACCTCTTCATGGTCGTCGTGCACAAGCACACCCAGTGGGCGGGTCCGGGCCGCACTGAGGACAACGTCGTCGGGTTCCCGGTCGGCCCCGTCTACGCCGCCAAGGCCGGTGGCTTCTTCTTCATCGTCTTCGGTGTTGTCGCCGCAATCTCGGCGTTCTTCACAATCAACCCGATCTGGAACTACGGCCCCTACGACCCGTCGCCCGTCTCCGCCGGTACCCAGCCCGACTGGTACATCGGCTGGGCCGACGGCGCGCTCCGACTCATGCCGGGCCAGCTCTGGGACTTCAGCTTCGACTGGATCATCCCGTTCCCGTGGGGTGACAACCTCCTGGCCATGGGCGTGCTCGTCCCGGCCGTGGTACTCGTCGCGCTGCTCGGCGGCATGTTCGTCTGGCCGTGGATCGAGCGTTGGGTCACCAAGGACGACCGCGAACACCACCTGCTGGACCGTCCGCGCAACGCGCCGTTCCGCACCGCCGTCGGCGTCGCGGGCGTCATCTTCTACTGTGTCCTGTGGGCCGCCGCCTCGTCCGACCTCATCGCAACGCACTTCGGTGTCGCGCTCAACGATGTCACCTACTGGCTTCGCGCGCTGTTCTTCCTGGGTCCGATCTTCGGCTTCATCATCGCCCGCCGCATCGCCCTTGCACTGCAGCGCAAGGACCGCGACATCGTGCTGCACGGTCGCGAAGCGGGCATCATCGAGATGTCGCCGGAGGGCGCGTTCACGGAACGCCACGAGCAGGTCGATGACTACAAGCTCTACAAGCTCATGACCTTCGAATCCCACGAAGTCCTGCCGGCCCAGGCTGATCGCGCGGGACACGTCACGCGCTCGGAGAAGCTGCGCGGATCCATCTCCAAGTTCTTCTTCGAGGACCGCGTAGCCCCGGTCACGAAGGCTGAACTCGAGGAGGCCCGCTCTCACCACGGACACCACGCCGTCGAGGGCAAGGACGACAAGGAACTCGAGCAGTAA
- a CDS encoding ubiquinol-cytochrome c reductase iron-sulfur subunit, producing MGDHSHGSPQESGTVAKAQDGSLDKIQDPGLPPHRARLTDTDPRAAKRAERQVAILFAISMIGTVLFFVGYFAVGHPESIAEIRLQNMLLGVGTAFAMLGIGVGIVHWARTLMPDHEIAESRHEVRTEEDRQDAEAIINTIVDESGINRRPLIRNTLIGALALAPLPGVFILRDLDLTKESAGQIVDRLRHTMWDKGVRLTRDPSGTPIKASDVQIGSAFHVIPDGLNDTEDPLNEKAKAVVLLMRLDPEDLSVSPEREDWHYNGIVAYSKICTHVGCPVALYEQHTHHLLCPCHQSTFDLTQECKVIFGPAAHALPQLPITVDDEGFLVAQSDFHEPVGPGYWERG from the coding sequence ATGGGCGACCATAGTCACGGCAGTCCGCAGGAGTCGGGCACCGTTGCTAAGGCTCAGGATGGCTCCTTGGACAAGATCCAGGATCCGGGCCTTCCGCCGCATCGGGCTCGATTGACCGATACGGATCCGCGGGCAGCTAAGCGCGCCGAGCGTCAGGTAGCGATTCTCTTCGCTATCTCGATGATCGGCACCGTGCTCTTCTTTGTCGGCTACTTCGCGGTGGGCCACCCCGAATCGATTGCGGAAATCCGCCTCCAGAACATGCTGCTCGGCGTCGGCACCGCCTTCGCCATGCTCGGCATCGGCGTCGGCATCGTTCACTGGGCACGCACGCTGATGCCCGACCACGAGATCGCGGAGTCCCGTCACGAGGTCCGCACCGAGGAAGACCGCCAGGACGCTGAAGCGATCATCAACACGATCGTCGACGAGTCCGGAATCAACCGTCGTCCGCTGATCCGGAACACCCTCATCGGCGCGCTGGCCCTGGCCCCGCTGCCGGGTGTCTTCATCCTGCGAGATCTGGACCTCACCAAGGAGAGCGCCGGCCAGATCGTTGACCGCCTGCGCCACACCATGTGGGACAAGGGTGTGCGACTCACTCGCGACCCGTCGGGCACGCCGATCAAGGCATCCGACGTCCAGATCGGTTCGGCGTTCCACGTGATCCCTGACGGCCTGAACGATACCGAGGATCCGCTGAACGAGAAGGCCAAGGCCGTCGTCCTGCTGATGCGCCTGGACCCGGAAGATCTCAGCGTCTCTCCGGAACGTGAAGACTGGCACTACAACGGCATCGTCGCCTACTCGAAGATCTGCACGCACGTCGGTTGCCCCGTCGCTCTCTACGAGCAGCACACGCACCACCTGCTGTGCCCGTGCCACCAGTCGACCTTCGACCTGACCCAGGAGTGCAAGGTCATCTTCGGTCCGGCCGCACACGCCTTGCCGCAGCTGCCGATCACGGTGGACGACGAGGGCTTCCTCGTCGCTCAGAGCGACTTCCATGAACCTGTCGGACCCGGATACTGGGAGCGTGGCTAG
- a CDS encoding putative RNA methyltransferase: MPAAPRPASGASASQLGWDHLRCPICSQRLQWAQRRLLVCPDGHRFDAAKQGYFNLLTGHGTAFREDTAEMVAARAEFQTAGHYEPLAAAIAAAVRAHLPDRPGPAPLRLVDVGAGTGYYLRRVLTAVTHSPAEAVATDISRYAMRRAAKIEHTIALVWDVWKPLPLAEASIDVVLNVFAPRNGTEFARVVRPGGISVVVTPQPDHLREVAETLGLLGIADGKEAAVAERLGQAFVPVASEEVRSALELTRADALALAVMGPAGHHLDAEALRSRLAEGPDVLRTTAAFRVQVLRRG, encoded by the coding sequence GTGCCTGCTGCACCGAGGCCGGCGAGCGGCGCGTCTGCGTCGCAACTCGGCTGGGACCACTTGCGCTGCCCGATATGCTCGCAGCGGCTCCAATGGGCCCAGCGCAGGCTGCTGGTCTGCCCCGACGGGCACCGATTCGACGCGGCGAAGCAGGGGTACTTCAATCTCCTCACCGGCCACGGTACCGCCTTCCGCGAAGACACGGCCGAGATGGTCGCCGCCCGCGCCGAATTCCAGACCGCTGGTCACTACGAGCCGCTCGCCGCCGCGATCGCCGCCGCCGTTCGCGCGCACCTGCCCGACCGGCCTGGCCCCGCTCCCTTGCGCCTGGTCGACGTCGGCGCCGGCACCGGCTACTACCTGCGGCGAGTGCTCACAGCGGTGACGCATTCACCGGCTGAGGCCGTCGCCACCGACATCTCGCGCTACGCCATGCGGCGTGCCGCGAAGATCGAGCACACGATTGCGCTCGTCTGGGACGTCTGGAAACCACTGCCCCTCGCCGAAGCGAGCATCGACGTCGTGCTCAACGTCTTCGCCCCGCGCAACGGGACCGAGTTCGCGCGAGTGGTGCGCCCGGGCGGCATCTCCGTCGTCGTCACGCCGCAGCCGGACCACCTGAGGGAGGTCGCCGAAACTCTCGGCCTGCTCGGCATCGCGGACGGCAAGGAGGCCGCCGTCGCCGAGCGCCTCGGACAGGCCTTCGTGCCCGTCGCCAGCGAGGAGGTGCGCAGCGCGCTCGAGCTGACCCGGGCCGATGCCCTCGCACTCGCGGTCATGGGCCCGGCAGGGCACCACCTCGACGCGGAGGCGCTGCGTTCCCGGCTTGCTGAGGGCCCCGACGTCCTGCGTACGACGGCGGCCTTCCGCGTCCAGGTGCTGCGCCGCGGTTGA
- the trpD gene encoding anthranilate phosphoribosyltransferase, with protein MSTFSATPEFQNWPTILSSLIAGESLPRDAAAWAMSEIMSGNATDVQIAGFLVALRSKGETVDELTGLVDSMVAAARPLEIGGEKLDIVGTGGDRQNTVNISTMAALVCAGAGARIVKHGNRAASSSSGSADVLEALGVNLEAAVESLPAMVDAAGIVFCFAQVFHPSMRYAAVARRGLGTATVFNFLGPLTNPGNPTASAIGCADARMAPLMAGALAGRGRRGLVFRGDDGLDEMTTTATNRVWEVRRGEISEYTVDPTDFGLARVTIEQLRGGDASYNAGVVRDVLAGEKGPARDAVVLNAAAGLVAYDTDATGALDARLERALERAAAAIDEGRAASALERWAAATRA; from the coding sequence GTGTCAACGTTCAGCGCCACCCCAGAGTTCCAGAATTGGCCCACGATCCTCTCCTCGCTCATCGCGGGGGAGAGCCTTCCGCGCGACGCTGCAGCGTGGGCGATGAGTGAGATCATGTCCGGAAATGCCACCGACGTGCAGATCGCCGGATTCCTCGTCGCGCTGCGCTCCAAGGGCGAAACCGTCGACGAACTGACCGGCCTCGTCGACTCGATGGTCGCCGCCGCCCGGCCACTGGAGATCGGCGGCGAGAAGCTGGACATCGTCGGTACCGGCGGCGACCGGCAGAACACCGTGAACATCTCGACGATGGCCGCACTCGTGTGCGCCGGAGCCGGCGCGCGCATCGTCAAACACGGCAACCGCGCGGCCTCCTCGTCCTCCGGGTCGGCCGATGTGCTCGAGGCCCTCGGCGTCAACCTGGAGGCTGCCGTCGAATCGCTGCCTGCGATGGTCGACGCGGCCGGCATCGTCTTCTGCTTCGCGCAGGTCTTCCACCCGTCGATGCGCTACGCCGCCGTCGCACGGCGCGGTCTGGGCACGGCGACGGTCTTCAATTTCCTCGGCCCGCTGACCAACCCGGGCAATCCCACGGCGTCGGCCATCGGCTGCGCGGATGCCCGTATGGCCCCGCTCATGGCCGGAGCCCTCGCAGGTCGCGGGCGCCGAGGACTGGTGTTCCGCGGGGACGACGGACTCGATGAGATGACGACGACGGCGACCAACCGGGTCTGGGAGGTCCGCAGAGGGGAGATCTCCGAGTACACGGTGGATCCGACCGACTTCGGGCTGGCGCGCGTCACGATCGAGCAGCTGCGCGGCGGCGACGCGTCCTACAACGCGGGCGTGGTGCGGGACGTCCTGGCGGGGGAGAAGGGTCCAGCCCGCGACGCCGTGGTGCTCAACGCAGCGGCGGGCCTCGTCGCCTACGACACGGACGCGACTGGAGCGCTCGATGCGCGCCTGGAGCGCGCGCTCGAACGGGCGGCCGCGGCGATTGATGAAGGTCGCGCAGCCTCGGCGCTCGAGCGCTGGGCGGCTGCGACGCGGGCCTGA
- a CDS encoding Lrp/AsnC family transcriptional regulator — MVTAFVMIQAQTDSIPECAQKLSELEGISEVYSVAGDWDLIAIVRIKRYEDLAEVISNRVNKVEGVVETTTHLAFRAFSQHDLDAAFSLGLE; from the coding sequence ATGGTCACCGCATTCGTCATGATCCAGGCGCAGACGGACAGCATTCCGGAATGCGCACAGAAGCTCTCCGAGCTCGAGGGCATCAGCGAGGTGTACTCGGTCGCAGGAGACTGGGACCTCATCGCGATTGTGCGGATCAAACGCTACGAGGACCTCGCCGAGGTCATCTCGAATCGCGTCAACAAGGTGGAAGGCGTCGTCGAGACCACCACCCACCTCGCCTTCCGCGCCTTCTCCCAGCACGACCTGGACGCGGCCTTCTCGCTGGGTCTCGAGTAG
- a CDS encoding peptide deformylase, producing the protein MQRPIDTARSLLDAGPDAPPPAIVQLGHPVLRTPALPYDGELTDHELLALLGIMRRTLQAAPGVGLAAPQIGLGWQLAVLEDAADVPEQVAAERERTPMPYFPIVNPSYSPMGETTTAFFEGCLSMAGYQGVVERPREIAATYFTIDGEQVSREFRGWPARIYQHETDHLAGTVYIDKAEIRSLTCADEYAARYAQQSVGEARAALGF; encoded by the coding sequence ATGCAGCGTCCGATCGATACCGCCCGCAGTCTGCTCGACGCCGGACCCGATGCGCCACCGCCGGCAATCGTGCAGCTGGGCCACCCGGTGCTGCGCACGCCGGCGCTTCCTTACGACGGCGAACTCACCGACCACGAACTGCTCGCCTTGCTCGGGATCATGCGCCGGACGCTGCAGGCGGCGCCCGGTGTGGGGCTCGCCGCCCCGCAGATCGGCCTCGGCTGGCAGCTGGCCGTGCTCGAAGATGCCGCGGACGTGCCCGAGCAGGTTGCGGCCGAGCGCGAACGGACGCCGATGCCCTACTTCCCCATAGTGAACCCCAGCTACTCCCCCATGGGTGAGACGACGACGGCCTTCTTCGAGGGGTGTCTCTCGATGGCCGGCTATCAGGGCGTCGTCGAACGTCCGCGAGAGATCGCCGCCACGTACTTCACCATTGACGGCGAACAAGTCAGTCGAGAATTCAGGGGTTGGCCGGCGCGGATCTACCAGCACGAGACCGATCACCTGGCCGGCACTGTCTATATCGACAAGGCCGAGATCCGAAGCCTGACATGCGCGGACGAGTATGCCGCCCGCTACGCGCAGCAGAGCGTCGGCGAGGCACGGGCGGCACTCGGCTTCTGA
- a CDS encoding dihydrofolate reductase family protein, which translates to MRQLIATAFVSLDGVMEGPGGEPGYRNSGWTQTSVDFDPAAYELKGREQDEAAAMMLGRRSYEAFSAVWPSMTDEFPQYNSMPKFVVSTTLSEDDLVTGWGETRILRGVDDIAELKKGEGGPISIHGSGELVRSLTDAGMVDRFHLLVFPVLLGRGARLFSDADKAAQRLRLIEHESYGNGVQKQIFDYVGSA; encoded by the coding sequence ATGCGTCAACTTATCGCGACGGCGTTCGTCTCCCTCGACGGCGTCATGGAGGGCCCCGGCGGCGAACCCGGCTACCGCAACTCCGGATGGACGCAGACCAGTGTCGATTTCGATCCCGCGGCCTACGAGCTCAAGGGTCGCGAACAGGATGAAGCTGCCGCGATGATGCTGGGCCGGCGCAGCTACGAGGCGTTCTCCGCGGTCTGGCCGTCCATGACCGACGAGTTCCCGCAGTACAACTCCATGCCCAAGTTCGTCGTCTCGACGACGCTGAGCGAAGACGATCTCGTGACGGGCTGGGGTGAGACCCGGATCCTGCGAGGTGTCGACGACATCGCCGAACTCAAGAAGGGCGAAGGCGGACCGATTTCAATCCATGGCAGCGGCGAGCTCGTGCGGTCGTTGACTGACGCAGGAATGGTGGACCGGTTCCACCTGCTCGTGTTCCCAGTGCTTCTCGGCAGGGGCGCTCGTCTCTTCAGCGACGCGGACAAGGCGGCGCAGCGGCTGCGGCTCATCGAACACGAGAGTTACGGCAACGGGGTGCAGAAACAGATCTTCGACTACGTGGGAAGCGCTTAG
- a CDS encoding NfeD family protein — MIEWIVANGWVFWLALFLVLAIIEVMSLDLYFIMLATGALAAVFTALAGGPFWLQTLVFCVIALAMILFLRPIALRHLRRSPADRLTNVDRLVGLDALVLEPTTRLSGRAKIGGETWSARIDGDTTLEPGSYGRVTRIDGAIAYITERAATEA, encoded by the coding sequence ATGATCGAATGGATCGTCGCCAACGGCTGGGTGTTCTGGCTGGCCCTGTTCCTCGTCCTGGCGATCATCGAAGTGATGTCCCTGGACCTCTACTTCATCATGCTCGCGACCGGCGCTCTGGCTGCGGTGTTCACGGCACTGGCCGGTGGTCCGTTCTGGCTGCAGACGCTCGTATTCTGCGTCATCGCGCTGGCGATGATTCTCTTCCTGAGACCGATCGCGCTGCGGCATCTCAGGCGGAGTCCGGCCGACCGGTTGACCAACGTGGACCGCCTCGTGGGGCTCGACGCGCTGGTTCTCGAGCCGACCACGCGGCTCAGCGGACGCGCGAAGATCGGCGGCGAGACCTGGTCGGCGCGTATCGACGGCGACACGACGCTAGAACCCGGCAGCTACGGTCGGGTCACGCGGATCGACGGAGCGATCGCGTACATCACGGAGCGCGCGGCTACCGAGGCGTAG
- a CDS encoding cytochrome c oxidase subunit 3 — protein sequence MTTATHALNAPVHAAPNRPNMVSVGTVVWLASELMFFAALFAMYFTLRAASPEMWATETDKLNVPFALINTIILVSSSFTCQFGVFAAENLQPRRTGGLWNMKKWGMIEWFILTFLLGAIFVSVQAYEYVELVHHGVALNSNAYGSAFYMTTGFHGLHVTGGLIAFLLIIGRAYIAKKFGHFEATSAIVTSYYWHFVDVVWIALFAIIYFLK from the coding sequence GTGACAACTGCGACTCATGCCCTCAATGCCCCGGTGCACGCTGCACCGAACCGTCCCAACATGGTGTCGGTGGGAACTGTCGTCTGGCTTGCCAGCGAGCTGATGTTCTTCGCCGCGCTCTTCGCCATGTACTTCACACTCCGCGCGGCGTCGCCGGAGATGTGGGCGACGGAGACCGACAAGCTGAACGTCCCGTTTGCGCTGATCAACACGATCATCCTCGTTTCGAGTTCCTTCACCTGCCAGTTCGGCGTCTTCGCTGCTGAAAACCTTCAGCCGCGCCGGACCGGCGGACTCTGGAACATGAAGAAGTGGGGCATGATCGAGTGGTTCATCCTGACGTTCCTCCTTGGCGCGATCTTCGTCTCCGTCCAGGCGTACGAGTACGTCGAACTCGTCCACCACGGTGTTGCCCTGAACTCGAACGCTTACGGTTCCGCCTTCTACATGACGACGGGCTTCCACGGCCTGCACGTCACGGGCGGCCTCATCGCGTTCCTGCTGATCATCGGCCGCGCCTACATCGCCAAGAAGTTCGGCCACTTTGAGGCCACTTCCGCCATCGTCACGTCGTACTACTGGCACTTCGTCGACGTCGTGTGGATTGCCCTCTTCGCGATCATCTACTTCCTGAAGTAG
- a CDS encoding DUF3054 domain-containing protein — MRTSWIIGLSADAALIVVFAVLGRQSHEHGLTLTGIAGTAAPFLLALLAMASMTRYPETYNRFWPQGVMTWLGVVAFGLALRVIFGATAATPFVVVTVITLGAFLLGRRAITRLIARKRGGDSEPSSHKL, encoded by the coding sequence ATGCGCACTTCTTGGATCATCGGCCTCAGCGCCGACGCCGCCCTGATCGTCGTGTTCGCGGTTCTCGGGCGCCAGAGCCACGAGCACGGCCTCACGCTCACCGGAATCGCCGGCACAGCCGCTCCGTTCCTCCTGGCACTCCTTGCGATGGCGTCGATGACGCGCTACCCCGAGACGTACAACCGCTTCTGGCCGCAGGGTGTCATGACATGGCTGGGCGTCGTCGCCTTCGGACTCGCGCTGCGCGTCATCTTCGGCGCCACCGCGGCCACTCCGTTCGTCGTCGTCACCGTCATCACGCTCGGCGCCTTCCTGCTCGGACGGCGCGCAATCACGCGTTTGATCGCCCGCAAGCGCGGAGGCGACAGCGAACCGTCGTCGCATAAGCTGTAG
- a CDS encoding c-type cytochrome, with protein sequence MKALSQKRRHPLAAVALLLMGLLVTGGLYAAASSVNEAQAASAYSASDVEEGDKLFLANCATCHGMNAEGTEAGPSLIGVGAASVDFQVGTGRMPMQMQGPQAQVKPVQFDDDQIRQLSAYVASLGAGPAVPEAEYLDTTLGNSGKGGEIFRVNCAMCHNAAAAGGALTRGKFAPSLEGVDEKHIYEAMVIGPQNMPVFNDSNISPEDKRDVITFLKEIEAQGSPGGAKLGSLGPVSEGLFVWTAGLGIIIAFTIWLTSRPS encoded by the coding sequence GTGAAGGCACTTTCGCAAAAGCGCCGGCATCCGCTCGCCGCTGTAGCGCTGCTCCTAATGGGTCTGCTCGTCACAGGCGGCCTGTACGCAGCCGCGAGCAGCGTGAACGAAGCGCAGGCCGCCAGCGCCTATAGCGCCAGCGACGTCGAAGAGGGCGACAAGCTCTTCTTGGCGAACTGCGCTACCTGCCACGGCATGAACGCCGAAGGCACTGAAGCCGGACCTTCCCTCATTGGTGTCGGAGCCGCTTCCGTTGATTTCCAGGTCGGCACGGGACGCATGCCCATGCAGATGCAGGGCCCGCAGGCTCAGGTGAAGCCGGTTCAGTTCGACGACGATCAGATCCGACAGCTCTCCGCCTACGTAGCGTCCTTGGGCGCCGGCCCCGCAGTGCCGGAAGCCGAGTACCTGGACACCACGCTCGGCAACTCCGGCAAGGGTGGCGAAATCTTCCGTGTGAACTGCGCGATGTGCCACAACGCCGCCGCTGCCGGTGGTGCGCTGACGCGAGGCAAGTTCGCCCCGTCGCTGGAGGGCGTCGACGAGAAGCACATCTACGAGGCCATGGTGATCGGCCCGCAGAACATGCCCGTTTTCAACGACTCCAACATCAGCCCGGAGGACAAGCGCGACGTGATCACCTTCCTCAAGGAGATCGAAGCGCAGGGCTCCCCCGGTGGAGCCAAGCTCGGTTCGCTCGGACCCGTCTCCGAAGGCCTCTTCGTCTGGACCGCCGGACTGGGCATCATCATCGCCTTCACCATCTGGCTGACCTCGCGTCCCTCTTGA
- a CDS encoding GntR family transcriptional regulator produces the protein MATKNAQHIEGRLDDASTVPKHAQLREILRRHARTACKPGEGLPSERVLTKAFGVARMTLRQAIDALVEDGTLERVVGLGTFVARPKMDLQVKLTSYSEEMQRRGMVPAARVLRFDEVPAVGNLAREMELADGTPVVRFRRLLLADGMPMSLDENFLPAHMVPGFLDEPAPSSLYSSLEERYGLVMQWGEDQIEATAAKPEYAQLLAVDAGAPLLKIQRHAYVRRELVDYSVSYYRADRYKLWVPLQRPGTRRTSSHSYNR, from the coding sequence GTGGCCACGAAGAATGCGCAGCACATCGAGGGTCGGCTCGACGATGCCTCGACGGTGCCCAAGCACGCCCAGCTCCGGGAGATCCTCCGGCGCCACGCCCGGACAGCCTGCAAGCCGGGCGAGGGACTACCGTCCGAGCGTGTGCTGACGAAAGCGTTCGGGGTGGCCAGAATGACACTGCGCCAAGCCATCGACGCGCTCGTCGAGGACGGAACACTCGAGCGGGTAGTCGGCCTGGGCACGTTCGTCGCCCGGCCCAAGATGGACCTGCAGGTCAAGCTCACCTCGTACAGCGAAGAGATGCAGCGCCGCGGCATGGTGCCTGCGGCGCGTGTGCTCCGCTTCGATGAAGTGCCCGCCGTTGGCAATCTGGCGCGGGAGATGGAACTCGCCGATGGAACGCCGGTCGTTCGATTCCGTCGGCTCCTCCTGGCCGACGGTATGCCGATGAGCCTGGACGAGAATTTCCTGCCGGCTCACATGGTGCCTGGGTTCCTCGACGAGCCGGCCCCGAGCAGCCTCTACAGCAGCCTCGAGGAACGCTATGGGCTCGTCATGCAATGGGGAGAAGACCAGATCGAGGCCACGGCTGCGAAACCGGAGTACGCCCAGCTGCTGGCCGTCGATGCCGGGGCACCGCTGTTGAAGATTCAGCGTCACGCTTACGTGCGTCGTGAGCTCGTGGACTACTCGGTCTCCTACTATCGGGCCGATCGCTACAAGCTCTGGGTGCCGCTGCAGCGGCCCGGGACGCGACGGACGAGCTCGCACTCCTACAACCGCTGA
- a CDS encoding cytochrome c oxidase subunit 4: MKIESWLFLGGTFFFLPIALVYGFMTEWGEWVGIPGLFMLVALSLMLGGYLMFTAKRIGPRPEDRNDGEIQENAGVVGAFSPWSWWPIFVAGAAAIGFLGMAIGWWILYIGAGLSVIAIIGWTYEYSRGDHAH, from the coding sequence ATGAAGATCGAATCCTGGCTGTTCCTTGGTGGGACCTTCTTCTTCCTGCCGATCGCCCTCGTCTACGGCTTCATGACCGAGTGGGGTGAATGGGTCGGTATCCCTGGCCTGTTCATGCTGGTCGCGCTCTCCCTGATGCTCGGCGGCTACCTGATGTTCACCGCCAAGCGCATCGGTCCCCGGCCGGAGGACCGCAACGACGGTGAGATCCAGGAGAACGCCGGCGTCGTCGGCGCCTTCTCCCCGTGGAGCTGGTGGCCGATCTTTGTCGCCGGTGCAGCGGCCATTGGTTTCCTGGGCATGGCGATCGGCTGGTGGATCCTGTACATCGGTGCGGGGCTCTCCGTCATCGCCATCATCGGCTGGACCTACGAGTACAGCCGCGGCGACCACGCGCACTAG